The genomic DNA CTCGTCTCCAGGAGCGACTTCGCACCCGTGCGGGTTTCGGACGCGGAGTTTCGCGAAGCCTTCTCGCAGCTCGTCCTGGAGGTGCCTCTGCGGGTTGCAACCCACCTCGCCAGACCGCTGGCCGGCCACTGGGTGCTGGCCTCCTGGTCCCCGGGTGGCGTGGACTCCAGCATCGAGCGAGGCTACGCGCGCCTGTGCGAACGGCGCGGGTCGCCCGGGGACTGCTTCTGGCTCCTCGGGGATGGCTCGCACGACACCACCCTCAGTCACCAGGATAGATTCGCGCTGGCTCTCGGCCTCGCACTCACCCCCGCGGTGGATGCGGCCACGGGGGCCCTCCAGGACTTCTCCGAGCACGCCATGACGGCTCTGCTCACCGGCCTCTCCCTCTATCTCGTCGTGCTCATGGCGCCGGAGCCCATCTCCAAGGGCCTCGCGCTGGCGATGACCCTCTTTCTCTGGAGCTATCTCGGCCATGAGTTCTGGGGGTTGATTTCCGCCACGAAACAACTCTGGGACGAAGCGGACGCCGCCAGCACGTTCCTCGAACTGCGCGACGCGAGCGAGAGATACGCCCAGGTGCTGGGGCCCAACACCCTGCGCGTTCTCATCATCCTCGCCACTTGGAGGGCGGGGACCAAGGGCAACGAGGCCATGACGGGAAGCGGGCTGCCAGGTTTCCCCCAGGCCATGCGGAACGCCGCTACCATGGGCCGCTTCCGTCTGCCAGCAGCGGCATCCGAAGCGACGTCCGTGTCCGTGGTCGAGGGCAGACTCATTCTGACGCTTCCCTCCGGCTCGGGTGCCTTCCTCGCCATGCAGCAGGCGGATGGAGAGGAAGGGGAGCTCCATCACATCGCCACCGTGGAGAACGAGAAGTCCTCCCATCGGGGCGGGCCCTGGACGCCAAAACTCAAGAAGTTCTTCGACAAGGCCGACATGTCGATGGAGGACACGGCGAACAAGGTTCGCGTCCCAGGCCACAAGGGGCCCCACCCGAAGGCGTACCATGAGCGAATCTATCAACGTCTCGCGGAGGCGGTGGAGGACTGCCAGACCACGGCGCAGTGCCGGGATGCGCTCACGCGGGAATTGGGGATGCTGGCCGGAGAACTCAAGAAGGTGGGCTCCGAACTCAACAAACTGGTGACCGGGGCTCAGTGAGGCGAGGAGAGCGGCATGGCGCAGAGGTATTTCGAGCTGACCGAGGACATGACCAGCCCAGACCGCTGGTTGTTGGGAAACCCGCTGGATGAGCGGGGGGAGGAAGTGCGCACGCGGCGGTTCATGAGCGGGGAGCCCACTCGCTTTAACGGTCTCCTTCGAGTTCCTGTCCACCACCCCGGCACTCCGCTCGATTTCACACGGGTCGACCCAGGAGCCATTCCCGTGGTCACCGAAAAGGTGGCCCGTGTCCTGGCCGAGCTGGCTCCGGGTGACGTCCAACTCTTCCCCGTGGAAGTGCAGTCGCGGCCGGAGGCCTATTTCCTGGTCAACGTCGCGCGCCTCGTGAAGTGCATTGACGACGAGGCGTCCACGGAAGTGCTGTACTGGAAACCGGAGGATGGGCGGCCCGAAAAGGTCGGGCAGTACCGGGATGTATACGGGATGCGCATCGACCCCTCCCAGGTCGCCGATGCCAAGGTTTTCCGTCCCTCGGGGTGGAGAGTGGCTCTCATCGTCGCCAGCGACGTGAAGGAGGCCCTTGAGCGCACCGGTGCCACGGGGCTCGACTTCCGAGAGGTCACGGGCCCCGGACGCCAGAGCGTCGAGCCGCAACCACTGGCGCGTTCACACATGGACTGGCTGCGGCAGGCGGATGCCGCACGCGAAGCCGCCTGGCGCACCCTCGGCGAACTGGAGGAAGCAGCCATTGTGCCGATTGTCTCCGTGGGTCCTGAGTGGCCGGGCCAACGGCGGGCTTGGCGCGTCATCCACCGTGCGATGCGACGGCTCCTGCTGGTGACGGATGGCCTCTCCGATCCCTTCCCTGGACACGAGGCGCCGTCCGTGGGCTTCGGCTTGGAACTCGCCATCGAAACCGACGAGCCTGTCCAGGATGTTCAGGGGAGTTGGGCCCTCGGGGTCCTCCAGCGCGTGGCGAACGAAGTCGCGGAACATGAGCGAGTGCGCACCGCCGCTCTGACGGGCCAGCTGACCATGGAGGTGTCGGGAAAGGAAATGCCCAGGTCCCTCGTCACCCAAGAGGGTCGGGTGGGCGTGCTGCTCGGACTGGCATCGAACACCCTTCCCCGGCACTTCGCGACTCCGGCGGGTGAGGTGCGGCTTGTCACCGTCAAGACGCTGCTGCCCTCCGAGCTGGCCTACCGCGTACAGCACGGGAAGCAAGGCCGGGAGGAACTGGTGCGGCGCTTCGTGGAGAATGGTGAGGAGCACCTGTCTCGAGCCAGACGGCGTGCGGTGGTGTAGCCGGCACGCCGGGTGCTCAACGAAAAAACCCGCGGCCGATGGGCCGCGGGTTTCTTTTGGAGTGGAGCCGGCTTGTCTCGGCGCCCGTGCGATCAGTCACCCTGGGGCTGCAGGTACTTCGACACGACGGGGATGTTGTTGAGGTTGAAGGTGAGGCTCATGTCGGGCGTGGTCACCGGGATGGCGGGGATGGTGCCGCTCTGCTCGGGGAAGACGATCTGCTTGCCATTGAAGGTGAGCAGCTTGCCCGGCACGGTGAACTCGTGGCCCGTCAGGTTGAAGTAGAGGTCGCCCACGTCCACGAAGCCGCCGGGCACCGTGAAGGCCGAGCCGGGGATGTAGTAGGGGATGGCCGGGACCGTCACGCCCGACACATCCACGCAGCGGTAGCGGGTCAGGTTGATGAGCGGGATGTTGAGGCTGAAGCTGGGGATGGTCTCGTTGATTTCCGGGATGGAGAAGATCGGCGAGCCCTCGGTGATCAGATCCAGGCCCGGCAGGTTCAGCGAGTAGCCGAGGATGTTCTGCGCCGTCTCATCCAGGTGCACCTTCACCGGCTGCGCCAGGGCCAGGCTGCCCGGGATGTGGATGGGGAAGGCCGGCGTGGTGACCGTCTGACCACCGACCTGGCCAATCACATACACGCAGGTCGTGCCCGCCAGGGCCATTCCGGGGACGGTCGAGGCAACGAGCGCGGCGCCAACGAGGAAACGCTTGAGGGAACGGGGGGTCATGGTCTTCTCCGGGTAGGAAGAGCCGCGGGGCTGCCGGAGGGGGTTCCGGTTCGCCATCGCGCCTTCAATAGGTATTGGCGGGAAAACCGGTGATTGGATCAAACCCGATTAAAAAACTTTTTCCGGATATTCCGGCTCAGTGGACCTTGAGGGTCAGCGACAGGCTCCGGGTGCCGAACACCGTCCCCAGCCACTCCGTGATGCAGACGGTGAACTGGAAGCTGCCCGCCTGGGTGGGCGCGCCGGACAGGACGCCCTCCGGGGAGAGTTGGAGGCCCGGGGGCAGTGGCCCCTTTTCCAGCTTCCAGGAGGGAGCGAGCGTATTGGTGTTGGCCTGGAGCGCGTAGCTGTAGGCCTCGCCCTGGCGTGCGTCGGGGAGGGAGCGGGTGCGGATGCACAGGGTGGCCGGCGCGCAGGTGCTGGGGGTGATTTGCAGGTTCCGGGTGGCGCTTCGCGGAGGCCGCGCGGAGTCCGTCACCCGGACCTCGAAGGAGGACGCGGCCCCCGACGCGTTCGACGTGCCCCGGACCGAGCCGTCCTCGTACAGGGCGAGGCCCGTGGGGAGGGCGTTGCCCGCCGAGAGCTCGAAGGTGTAGGGCGGCCTGCCTCCGAGGGCGGGAATCCGCTCCGTGTAGGCCCGGCCGCTCGGGACGTCCGCGAGGATGAGCGGCCCGGCCACCCGCAGCACCGGGTGGATGCGCACGGAGAGGGCCTGGCTCACGCGCCGCGGCTCCGGGGCGGCCTCATCCCTCACCTCGAGGGTGAAGGAGAAGTCGCCGTCGCCCGAGGGCGTGCCGGAGAGGATGCCCCTCGCTCCGTCGAGGGTGAGGCCCGCGGGTAGCACGTCGGCGGTGGTGAAGTGGTAGGGCGGCGTGCCTCCCTGGACCTGGAAGGTGAAGGAGAAGCCCTCCTCCGTCACTCCGTCCGGAGGCCGCTCGGCTCCGAGCAGGAGCGGAGGAACCTCCTCCCCCCCGTCCTGGCCTCCATCCGGCGGGGGTTCGGCGCCCGCGTCCGTTCCGGCATCGGCGCCGGCGTCGGCCCCGGGACCGTCGCTGTCCGGCGCCGGGGGCTCCTCGAGGGGACAGGGCCCGAGCGCGCCACAGTCCGGCAGGCAGAGGCCTTCCGGAGCGAGGCAGGTGAAGCCCGAGGGGCACCCGCCCTGGTCATCACAGGCGGGGTAGCGCGAGAAGTCCGGCGCGAAGACACACGCGCCCACGGCCAGCAGCAGCGCTGCTCCCGGAAGCCAGCGGCTCATGGCGTCTCCCAGACGAAGAGCAGGGTGCCTCCCACGCCCAGCAGCGCGCCCGCTCCCCACAGTGCATTGGCCGCGCGCGCGCGCGTGCGTCCCTGCTGGAGTTGACGGGCGAAGCAGTCGCGGAAGGCGGGGCCCTCGCCCGTGCAGCCCGCGCTCCCGGTGGACAGCACCGACTGGGTGTGCCGCGCCGCCAGCCCGAAGCCCACGCCCGCCGCGAGCGCCACGCCCCCCGCGGCCCAGAGGACCTGGGGCCAGGGGCCTCGTGTCACCCGCGGGGGCGCGCTCTGGCGTCCCCACGAGCCCTGGAACGCCTCGCGCAGCCGCGCCTCGTCCTCCTTCGGGGCCTCCGGGGAGAGCTCGAGCGTGGCATGTGATTCCAGGCCCTCGCGATCCACCACGGTGAGCGCCACGCCGCGCGCGCCGCCCACCCCGAGCGCCGTCCCGCGCACCAGCCGGTCCGCCCCGAGCGCCAGCACCTGCGCGCCCCGGCACGCCGCGTCCGAGCAGCCCGCGAGCCGTCCGCCCCGCGCGCGCAGCCGCGCCACCGTGTCCGCGCGCGGCTCCAGACACGTGCCCGGCAGGCCCTCCACCGCCCGGCGCACGGTCTCCTCCACCTGGCGGGCCTCGGCCGAGGAGAGCACCACGGGTTGCAGGGGCACCAGCACCACGCGCTCCCCCGGCGGGCAGGAGGCCTGGGTGAGCACGAGCGTGAGCGCGAGGGACAGGAGGCTCATGGCGAGAGATCCGGCTGTTGCTCGTCGGCCACGGGCGACTGCCCGATGCTGGCCATGTAGCCTTGGTAGAAGCGCGGCCCGAAGGGCACGGAGAAGAGCCGGTCGCGGAAGGCGTCCTCCACGGCGCCCCGCGCGGCGAAGGTGTTCTCCCTCCAGGCGAGGCCGCCCGCGTCCACCACCGCGCCCTCGCGGGAGAAATGGAAGGGCGCCTCCCGCCCCGTCGAGCGCAGGAAGTAGCGCTGGGTGGCGGGCAGTCCCAGCACCACCGAGCGCTCGCGCTCCTTGTTCAGCTCCGCCACGCGCAGCCCCCGGGCGTCCTCCACCCACACCCGGCCCTCGAGCCCCGGCGGCATCAACAGGAAGCCCAGGCGCGAGCGGTCCCCCAGGTCCACCAGGGGCGCGTTCCGGTCCAGCGCGGGCGGTTGGATGGACACCTCGAGCCGGCCCCGCACGTCGTCCACGCCCTGGTTGGCCGCGGCGATGAAGGCGCTCAGCTCCGAGTACTCCACCCGTCCGTCCGCGTTGACGTCCGCGGCGCCCGCGAGCGCGGAGAGCACCTGGTGGCTGAACACGCCCGAGCGGATGGCGCTCCACTCGTGGCTTTCCTGCTCGCGCGTGGTGGACAGCACCGCGCCCACATGCGGGTAGCGCGAGAGCTCCCGCGCGGCGAGCGTCTCCCGGACCGCCACCGCCTGGGCGGGCGCCACGGGCAAGGCGCCCCGCGAGTTGACGAAGTAGTACGAGTCGCACGCGTCCAC from Melittangium boletus DSM 14713 includes the following:
- a CDS encoding AHH domain-containing protein, with amino-acid sequence MSPLLGGWFLLVLFLQSACVTGAPRGSLLAGYRHDSLTPPPAPKEYVTLVSRSDFAPVRVSDAEFREAFSQLVLEVPLRVATHLARPLAGHWVLASWSPGGVDSSIERGYARLCERRGSPGDCFWLLGDGSHDTTLSHQDRFALALGLALTPAVDAATGALQDFSEHAMTALLTGLSLYLVVLMAPEPISKGLALAMTLFLWSYLGHEFWGLISATKQLWDEADAASTFLELRDASERYAQVLGPNTLRVLIILATWRAGTKGNEAMTGSGLPGFPQAMRNAATMGRFRLPAAASEATSVSVVEGRLILTLPSGSGAFLAMQQADGEEGELHHIATVENEKSSHRGGPWTPKLKKFFDKADMSMEDTANKVRVPGHKGPHPKAYHERIYQRLAEAVEDCQTTAQCRDALTRELGMLAGELKKVGSELNKLVTGAQ
- a CDS encoding imm11 family protein, with translation MRTRRFMSGEPTRFNGLLRVPVHHPGTPLDFTRVDPGAIPVVTEKVARVLAELAPGDVQLFPVEVQSRPEAYFLVNVARLVKCIDDEASTEVLYWKPEDGRPEKVGQYRDVYGMRIDPSQVADAKVFRPSGWRVALIVASDVKEALERTGATGLDFREVTGPGRQSVEPQPLARSHMDWLRQADAAREAAWRTLGELEEAAIVPIVSVGPEWPGQRRAWRVIHRAMRRLLLVTDGLSDPFPGHEAPSVGFGLELAIETDEPVQDVQGSWALGVLQRVANEVAEHERVRTAALTGQLTMEVSGKEMPRSLVTQEGRVGVLLGLASNTLPRHFATPAGEVRLVTVKTLLPSELAYRVQHGKQGREELVRRFVENGEEHLSRARRRAVV
- a CDS encoding Ig domain-containing protein; translated protein: MSRWLPGAALLLAVGACVFAPDFSRYPACDDQGGCPSGFTCLAPEGLCLPDCGALGPCPLEEPPAPDSDGPGADAGADAGTDAGAEPPPDGGQDGGEEVPPLLLGAERPPDGVTEEGFSFTFQVQGGTPPYHFTTADVLPAGLTLDGARGILSGTPSGDGDFSFTLEVRDEAAPEPRRVSQALSVRIHPVLRVAGPLILADVPSGRAYTERIPALGGRPPYTFELSAGNALPTGLALYEDGSVRGTSNASGAASSFEVRVTDSARPPRSATRNLQITPSTCAPATLCIRTRSLPDARQGEAYSYALQANTNTLAPSWKLEKGPLPPGLQLSPEGVLSGAPTQAGSFQFTVCITEWLGTVFGTRSLSLTLKVH
- a CDS encoding caspase family protein, giving the protein MRLLRCALAAGCAVFLGGSTASAAPERPAYALILANNTGTEPQQAPLRYADDDGARYHELLAPRTKEAVLLTVLDADTQALHPGLAARTAPPTRAALRDALARLNARMAADKARGAEPVLYFVFTGHGKRGPAGEGAVSLLDGAFTRTDLYTQVLASSTASRIHLIVDACDSYYFVNSRGALPVAPAQAVAVRETLAARELSRYPHVGAVLSTTREQESHEWSAIRSGVFSHQVLSALAGAADVNADGRVEYSELSAFIAAANQGVDDVRGRLEVSIQPPALDRNAPLVDLGDRSRLGFLLMPPGLEGRVWVEDARGLRVAELNKERERSVVLGLPATQRYFLRSTGREAPFHFSREGAVVDAGGLAWRENTFAARGAVEDAFRDRLFSVPFGPRFYQGYMASIGQSPVADEQQPDLSP